Below is a genomic region from Coriobacteriia bacterium.
AACGCCGTCTCCCGCACAGTACAGGCAAATGGAACCTTCGGAATGCCCCGGCGTCTCGATGACCGTGAAGACCTTGGAGCCGACCGTGAGCTCATCGCCTTCGTGCAAGTGCCGGTTGACATGCGGTGCCCCATAGCCGCGATCAAGATCGTGGCCGTTCTGATTGGCAACGCCATCGACAAGCACCGCATCCGCCGCTGACATGGCAACGGGAGCCCCGCTAATGTGGGCAAGGCCCGAGAGAGCACCGATGTGATCCCAGTGGGCATGCGTAACGACAATCTCCTTGACAGGGCGTGCATGGATATCCGCGTTGATGATCGTGAGATCGTCACCCGGATCGATGACGAGAAGCTCCCCATCGTCCTCGATGATGTAGCAGTTGGTCTGGATGGGACCGACCTTGCATGTCTCGATGTTCATGACACTCCCTATGCGTTTTTGGGTACGGTGTCCTTCTGCTTGCCCGGCAGCACGCGAGACGCACCGAAGACACCGTCGATTTTCTTGGTATCGGACAAAATACGATTGACGATGGCGAGATCGGAGACTTCGAACACGAAGCGCATCTCGACAATATCGTCTTTGTGCGTCGTCGTCGTGCATGACACGATATTGACACCGGAATCAGCGAGGAACATGACGATGTCTTGCAGCAGACGCAGCCTGTCGATGGCCTCGATGTAGATCTCGACCTGATAGACGGCCTCGGTCTCACCCTCCCAGGCGACCTCGATGATACGCTCGGGATTGCGACGCAGATCGTCCGCGTTAGGGCAATCGGAGCGATGCACAGAGACACCGCGTCCGCGCGTGATGAAGCCAATGATGTCATCACCGGGAAGCGGATTGCAGCAATGCGAAAGGCGCACATATACGTCATCGAGTCCCTTGACGATGACGCCCGTCTTGTTGTGCGTGGACTTCTTGCCTTTGCGCTTGCCCTCGCCGCGTGGCGTCACCTCGGGAAGGACGATGTGCTCCGTTGCCGGCTCTGCCGCTGCGATGCTCCCGGCACCCGCTGCCTTGTTGATGATGCGCACCGCCCGGTGCATGACCTGCTTGGGCGAGAGATTGCCTGCACCAACCGCGACGTACATCTCGTCGGCGTTCTTGAAGTTGAGCGCCTCGGCGACCTCGGCGAAAGCCGGCGTCATCTTAGCGCTCGAAAGCGTGACGCCGTTCTTGCGTGCCTCGCGCACGATGTAGTCGCGTCCACGCTCAAGATCGTCGTTGCGCGTGATCTTGGCGAAGTACGCCCTGATCTTGGAGCGTGCACGTGGCGTGTTGACAATGGACAGCCAGTCGCGTGAAGGCGAGGCGTTCTTGTGCGTGAGGATCTCGACGCGGTCACCCATCTGCAGGGTATACGTGAGCGGAACGATCGAACCGTTGACCTTCGCGCCGACGCAGTGGTTTCCGACTTCCGTATGAATGGCGTAGGCGAAGTCGAGCGGTGTGGAGCGCGCACGCAGGCTGATGACCTCACCCTTGGGAGTGAAGCAGAAAACCTCGCTCTCGAAGAGGTCTACCTTGAGCGACTCCATGAACTCCTGCGGATCGCTTGTCTCCTGCTGCCAATCGAGCATCTCGCGCAACCAGGTGAGCTTCTCGTCGAAGCTGCGCGCCGCACGGTCCTTCGTGGCGCCTTCCTTGTAGCGCCAGTGCGCCGCGACACCATACTCGTTCATGCGGTGCATTTCCTCGGTGCGAATCTGAATCTCGAGGGGACGCGCCGCCGGGCCAATGACCGTCGTGTGCAGCGATTGGTACATGTTGAACTTGGGCATCGCGATGTAATCCTTGAAGCGCCCCGGGATGGGATGCCACAGGTTGTGAACGGCGCCCAGACTCGAATAGCACTCGGGGATGGAGTCGACGATAATGCGCAGGCCGATGAGGTCGTAAATCTCCGAAAAGCCCTTTTCCTTCTTCTTCATCTTCTGGTAGATGGAGTACAAGTGCTTGGGACGGCCGTATATCTTCGCGTCCGCGAGGCCCACGCGGTCGAGCTCCTCGCGCAGTGCCTCCATGGCC
It encodes:
- a CDS encoding MBL fold metallo-hydrolase, with the protein product MNIETCKVGPIQTNCYIIEDDGELLVIDPGDDLTIINADIHARPVKEIVVTHAHWDHIGALSGLAHISGAPVAMSAADAVLVDGVANQNGHDLDRGYGAPHVNRHLHEGDELTVGSKVFTVIETPGHSEGSICLYCAGDGVLFSGDTLFSGGRFGRTDFEHGSMEQMVETLSTKFVDIPDEVIVYPGHEGASTMGAERRLNPYLR
- a CDS encoding GTP pyrophosphokinase yields the protein MEEVIHVSDQKNIATEAQDEQATDRIDVLIENASVYLSDEDCEAIEEAYLFAKDAHEGQFRKSGEPFIMHPVEVAIILSDLRMDSDTLRAAVLHDTVEDTEYTLDDIRKKFGDTVAELVDGVTKINSLEIESLSHAQVNNLRKMLMAMSNDIRVIVIKLADRLHNMRTLMALREDRRLFKARETMEIYAPLANRLGMGSIKWELEDLSFFYLEPAKYQQVQKMVNETREAREKYLAQAMEALREELDRVGLADAKIYGRPKHLYSIYQKMKKKEKGFSEIYDLIGLRIIVDSIPECYSSLGAVHNLWHPIPGRFKDYIAMPKFNMYQSLHTTVIGPAARPLEIQIRTEEMHRMNEYGVAAHWRYKEGATKDRAARSFDEKLTWLREMLDWQQETSDPQEFMESLKVDLFESEVFCFTPKGEVISLRARSTPLDFAYAIHTEVGNHCVGAKVNGSIVPLTYTLQMGDRVEILTHKNASPSRDWLSIVNTPRARSKIRAYFAKITRNDDLERGRDYIVREARKNGVTLSSAKMTPAFAEVAEALNFKNADEMYVAVGAGNLSPKQVMHRAVRIINKAAGAGSIAAAEPATEHIVLPEVTPRGEGKRKGKKSTHNKTGVIVKGLDDVYVRLSHCCNPLPGDDIIGFITRGRGVSVHRSDCPNADDLRRNPERIIEVAWEGETEAVYQVEIYIEAIDRLRLLQDIVMFLADSGVNIVSCTTTTHKDDIVEMRFVFEVSDLAIVNRILSDTKKIDGVFGASRVLPGKQKDTVPKNA